In the Clostridium beijerinckii genome, one interval contains:
- a CDS encoding NAD(P)-dependent oxidoreductase — MNKIVFLNASRINFDGQLDFSSLDNLGKVTKYEDSSNDEILERVKEQNIVITKELTINKELIEKFPSSVKLICEAGTGYNNIDIIAAREKGISVCNVPGYSSEAVAQLVITFILNLSSSLAQQQRMIENKNYSNFTKYLQVPHIEIQNKTLGIIGAGSIGIQVMNVAKALGMKILIYSRSYKDLSDSNIKFVSLEELLKESDFVTIHCPLTTETRYLIDKSRLDLMKSSSFIINTSRGAIIKETDLIEALNNKKIAGAALDVQDPEPPELNNPLFNMENVILTPHIGWKCFESRQRLINLLANNIEAFIKNEPVNIIV; from the coding sequence ATGAATAAAATTGTGTTTCTTAATGCAAGCAGAATAAACTTTGATGGACAACTTGATTTTTCATCGCTAGATAATTTAGGTAAAGTGACTAAATATGAAGATAGCAGCAATGATGAAATCTTAGAACGGGTAAAAGAACAAAATATTGTAATTACAAAGGAACTTACAATTAACAAGGAGTTAATAGAAAAGTTTCCATCTAGTGTTAAATTAATTTGTGAGGCTGGTACTGGGTATAATAATATTGACATTATAGCAGCAAGAGAAAAAGGTATATCTGTATGCAATGTACCAGGATATAGCAGCGAAGCGGTTGCACAACTAGTAATTACATTTATTCTAAATTTAAGTTCATCATTAGCGCAACAGCAAAGAATGATTGAAAATAAAAATTACAGTAATTTTACTAAATATCTTCAGGTTCCTCATATAGAAATACAAAATAAAACACTTGGAATTATAGGCGCTGGATCTATAGGAATACAAGTCATGAATGTAGCTAAAGCATTGGGAATGAAAATACTTATATACAGTAGAAGCTATAAAGATTTAAGCGATTCAAACATCAAATTTGTCAGCCTTGAAGAACTTTTAAAAGAAAGTGATTTTGTTACAATACATTGTCCACTTACAACAGAAACAAGGTATCTTATTGATAAGTCTAGATTAGATCTTATGAAATCGTCATCATTTATTATAAATACATCTAGAGGAGCCATTATAAAGGAAACTGATTTAATTGAAGCTTTGAATAATAAAAAGATTGCAGGTGCCGCACTTGACGTTCAAGATCCAGAACCTCCAGAATTAAATAATCCACTTTTTAACATGGAAAATGTCATTCTTACTCCACATATAGGTTGGAAATGTTTTGAGTCTAGGCAAAGGCTTATAAATTTATTAGCAAATAATATAGAAGCTTTTATTAAGAACGAACCTGTTAATATTATTGTTTAA
- a CDS encoding MBL fold metallo-hydrolase, giving the protein MKTGIELIKDIDECILENGDVAFWWLGQLGYAIKIAETTIYLDVFLSDWPNRNIPPLLKPEEIVNADFIIGTHDHPDHIDRDVWHQLSISSPNAKFVVPKLLITELSDDLKIPKNRFIGLDDGLSISEKDLKISAIPSAHEFLDQDPSGLYPYLGYTIEGNGCTVYHSGDTCMYDGIFSKLKQWDNFDIMFLPINGRDAKRYRENLIGNITYQEAVDLAGAIKPNLVVPGHYEMFDDNSENPILFYDYLNAKYPGIKCWIGDHGEMVKICKANK; this is encoded by the coding sequence ATGAAAACTGGAATTGAATTAATAAAAGATATTGATGAATGTATTTTAGAAAATGGAGATGTTGCGTTCTGGTGGCTTGGACAGCTGGGATATGCTATTAAGATAGCTGAAACTACTATCTATTTAGATGTGTTTCTATCGGATTGGCCTAATAGAAATATTCCTCCACTATTAAAGCCAGAGGAAATTGTCAATGCAGATTTTATAATTGGCACTCATGATCATCCTGACCATATTGATCGAGATGTATGGCACCAATTATCTATTAGTTCGCCCAACGCAAAATTTGTAGTTCCAAAGCTTCTTATCACTGAGCTTTCAGATGACTTGAAAATACCTAAAAATAGATTTATAGGTCTGGATGATGGATTATCCATTTCAGAAAAAGATTTAAAAATATCCGCAATTCCTTCAGCTCATGAGTTCTTAGATCAAGATCCGTCTGGTCTCTATCCATACTTAGGCTATACAATTGAGGGAAATGGATGTACTGTATACCATTCTGGTGATACATGTATGTATGATGGTATCTTCTCAAAATTAAAGCAGTGGGATAACTTTGACATTATGTTTCTTCCTATCAATGGGCGCGATGCGAAAAGATATAGAGAAAATTTAATAGGAAATATAACTTATCAAGAAGCAGTTGATTTAGCTGGAGCTATTAAGCCTAATTTGGTCGTTCCCGGGCACTATGAAATGTTTGATGATAATAGCGAAAATCCTATATTGTTCTATGATTATCTTAATGCAAAATATCCTGGAATTAAATGCTGGATTGGAGATCATGGTGAGATGGTTAAAATATGTAAAGCAAATAAATGA
- a CDS encoding GNAT family N-acetyltransferase: MNLKELNNEDIEIIYNEHMIKDFPYGELKPLDVIQKLNKRKNYICIGLYNNNELLAYALLASSKSYLLIDYYAVCKEHRDEGIGSEFLSILQEHFRNYDGIIVEVERVECGPNESEKIIRKRRIDFYKRNGMRMTDIYCKLFDIDYCIMCLCNVDLEDLAIYTGLKDIYKEIIPGSLYSKYVELSYV; encoded by the coding sequence ATGAATCTAAAAGAACTAAATAATGAAGATATTGAAATTATCTATAATGAACATATGATAAAAGATTTTCCGTATGGGGAATTAAAGCCTCTTGATGTAATACAGAAACTTAATAAAAGAAAAAATTACATATGTATAGGCTTGTATAATAATAATGAACTTCTAGCATACGCACTTTTAGCTTCATCAAAATCATATTTGTTAATTGATTACTATGCGGTATGCAAAGAGCATAGAGATGAAGGAATTGGAAGTGAATTTTTAAGTATACTACAGGAGCATTTTAGAAATTATGATGGAATTATAGTAGAAGTAGAGAGGGTAGAATGCGGACCTAATGAAAGTGAGAAAATTATTAGAAAAAGAAGAATTGACTTTTATAAAAGAAACGGGATGAGAATGACAGATATTTATTGTAAATTATTTGATATAGATTATTGCATTATGTGTTTATGTAATGTAGATCTTGAAGATCTGGCAATTTATACAGGATTAAAGGATATATACAAAGAAATAATTCCAGGAAGCTTATATTCAAAATATGTTGAATTAAGTTATGTATAG
- a CDS encoding Fe-only nitrogenase accessory AnfO family protein has product MVNEIAVCVNDFGEATEYEKSKFIKVFSKQGNEWRVVKKLVFEFCYTKDSKEIYLEVLNIAQELGKCKVFVAKNFSDFVHTTLDKMGLSLWNMDGNPICFLEYILEQEKEAEKVSKFINHSDISNNRQFIISLGNGECGRYILNLKNLQKDNIGITSKQALKPFLNRKIFNELIIACSHIPNWLEEDLTKLNLKFQFSKIGESDYIVVINNYDGY; this is encoded by the coding sequence ATGGTTAATGAAATAGCAGTTTGTGTAAATGATTTTGGAGAGGCTACTGAATATGAGAAAAGCAAATTTATTAAGGTTTTTTCAAAGCAGGGAAATGAATGGAGAGTGGTTAAAAAATTAGTATTTGAATTTTGTTATACAAAGGATAGTAAAGAAATTTATTTAGAAGTTTTAAATATTGCGCAGGAACTAGGAAAATGCAAAGTTTTCGTTGCTAAGAATTTTTCGGATTTTGTGCATACTACATTAGATAAAATGGGGTTGAGTTTGTGGAATATGGATGGAAATCCAATATGTTTTTTGGAGTATATATTAGAACAAGAAAAAGAGGCGGAGAAAGTAAGTAAATTTATAAATCATTCAGATATAAGTAATAATAGGCAATTTATTATCTCATTAGGTAATGGGGAATGTGGGCGTTATATATTAAATCTTAAGAATTTGCAGAAGGATAATATAGGTATTACGTCTAAGCAAGCTTTGAAGCCATTTCTAAATAGAAAAATTTTTAATGAGCTAATAATAGCCTGCAGTCATATTCCAAATTGGTTAGAGGAAGATTTAACAAAATTGAATCTTAAATTTCAGTTTTCAAAGATTGGAGAAAGTGATTATATTGTTGTAATAAATAATTATGATGGGTATTAG
- a CDS encoding PrsW family glutamic-type intramembrane protease, with amino-acid sequence MEKNTKECPNCKKKTANNSKSCSSCGLDLDSDENYIRAKEETNNGNDSFLSELNKIAGGSGKVELRLRDLVVNVFKKHTPEERENTFICGTAKTSPKEGEICSKWPKPWLFSRVFFLFAITFAGLVALLKIFENILAYPGIIFIGALIIPFSLLIFFWEVNAPRNINIFDVVKIFFFGGVFSLLITMILSRVVYVRNVDYIGSIMIGIIEESAKFIVVAYFLRGSKEKYILNGLLLGAAVGAGFAVFETAGYAFAYGFQIPTMMKIIYTRGILAFGGHIVWAAMYGAALVMVKEDNRLKFKYITNIKFLKYFIIAVALHAVWDMPISNTSNLPIIQGILTIIAWIVILILISTGLKQISSLSYSNRI; translated from the coding sequence ATGGAAAAAAACACTAAGGAATGTCCAAATTGCAAGAAAAAAACTGCTAATAATTCAAAGTCTTGTAGTTCATGCGGACTAGATCTTGATAGTGATGAAAATTATATAAGAGCTAAAGAAGAAACTAATAATGGAAATGATAGTTTTTTGAGCGAGTTAAACAAAATAGCGGGAGGAAGCGGGAAAGTAGAATTAAGATTAAGAGATCTAGTTGTTAATGTATTTAAAAAGCACACACCAGAAGAGAGAGAAAATACATTTATTTGCGGAACAGCAAAAACATCTCCTAAGGAAGGCGAGATATGTTCAAAGTGGCCTAAGCCTTGGCTGTTTTCAAGAGTTTTTTTTCTATTTGCAATAACTTTTGCTGGATTAGTAGCGCTGTTAAAAATTTTCGAGAATATATTAGCTTATCCAGGAATTATATTTATAGGTGCTTTGATAATTCCGTTTTCATTACTTATTTTCTTTTGGGAGGTAAATGCTCCAAGAAATATTAATATATTTGATGTAGTAAAAATATTCTTTTTTGGAGGTGTTTTTTCTTTGTTAATAACAATGATTCTAAGTAGAGTAGTGTATGTTAGAAATGTAGATTACATTGGATCAATAATGATAGGAATTATTGAAGAATCTGCTAAATTCATTGTTGTTGCGTATTTTTTAAGAGGAAGTAAGGAAAAATATATTTTAAATGGGCTTTTGCTAGGTGCAGCAGTGGGGGCAGGATTTGCAGTTTTTGAAACGGCTGGATATGCGTTTGCTTATGGATTTCAAATACCTACAATGATGAAGATAATATATACTAGAGGAATTTTAGCATTTGGAGGTCATATTGTCTGGGCAGCAATGTATGGAGCTGCTTTAGTTATGGTAAAGGAAGATAATAGGCTAAAATTTAAATATATAACGAATATAAAATTTCTTAAATATTTTATTATTGCTGTTGCGTTACATGCGGTTTGGGATATGCCAATAAGTAATACGAGTAATCTTCCAATAATACAAGGAATTCTTACAATAATTGCGTGGATTGTTATATTAATATTAATCAGTACAGGGTTAAAACAAATTTCAAGTTTAAGTTATAGTAATAGAATCTAA